From the genome of Abyssicoccus albus, one region includes:
- a CDS encoding sugar efflux transporter — MLLSLLNIKNYKLFLSNMTFIGMAVAITAPFLVLFTTEVHGITSTQHGIFLAMIALMSFLVNSVVGRLSDKIPQYRNIIILCSLLCFVFAFMNYLLISNTLLMIILVILFQGLGAPAMPQLYAIAREGINESHSDRAVLANTVLRSMFSFGFLMGPLVGTILLMKFDYDGLFIGTILLFLVVFVSCLFIKKPNTQFHYSTSTHIKSGAPNMFKTKEILLPFIAFVLLHIGQWMYLLNMPLYVKNYLNESAREVGWLSSACAGLEVPIMILLGMLASRLKTMTLLKIGAVVGAIFFISIGIFESVYAMLIGQIALAFFISVLLGLGISFFQDLLPDFPGYASTLFSNAMIVGQFVGNLLGGAMSEWVGLGYVFYVSGSFLIVAFIILLFSKEEVRV; from the coding sequence TTGCTTCTATCATTGTTGAACATAAAAAACTATAAATTATTTTTGTCCAATATGACTTTCATTGGAATGGCTGTAGCAATCACCGCACCATTCCTTGTTTTATTTACAACGGAAGTTCATGGTATAACGAGTACACAACACGGTATTTTCCTTGCGATGATTGCTTTAATGAGCTTTCTAGTCAATTCAGTTGTAGGACGGTTAAGTGATAAGATACCGCAATATCGAAATATTATTATACTTTGTTCGTTGTTATGCTTCGTATTTGCTTTTATGAATTATCTATTGATTAGTAATACATTGCTGATGATTATTCTTGTGATTCTCTTTCAAGGATTAGGTGCGCCTGCAATGCCACAACTATATGCTATTGCTAGAGAAGGGATTAATGAATCTCATAGTGATCGTGCAGTGTTAGCGAATACAGTATTAAGGTCTATGTTTAGCTTTGGGTTTTTGATGGGCCCTCTTGTCGGAACAATACTATTAATGAAATTTGATTACGATGGTTTATTTATTGGTACAATTCTTCTATTTCTTGTTGTATTTGTGTCGTGCTTATTTATTAAGAAACCTAATACTCAATTTCATTATTCAACATCGACACATATTAAATCAGGAGCACCTAATATGTTTAAGACTAAGGAAATATTGCTACCCTTTATTGCATTTGTTTTACTACATATAGGTCAATGGATGTATTTATTGAATATGCCTTTATATGTAAAGAACTATTTAAATGAATCTGCTCGAGAGGTAGGCTGGTTATCCAGTGCATGTGCAGGGCTAGAAGTACCCATCATGATTCTTTTAGGTATGCTCGCAAGCCGTTTAAAAACGATGACGTTATTAAAAATTGGAGCTGTTGTAGGCGCTATATTTTTTATTTCTATTGGTATTTTTGAATCTGTTTATGCAATGCTCATTGGACAAATTGCGTTGGCCTTCTTTATATCAGTATTGTTAGGATTAGGGATTAGTTTCTTCCAAGACTTATTACCTGATTTCCCGGGTTATGCATCGACTTTATTTTCTAATGCGATGATTGTCGGTCAATTTGTAGGTAATTTACTTGGTGGAGCAATGAGTG